A stretch of Colletotrichum lupini chromosome 2, complete sequence DNA encodes these proteins:
- a CDS encoding PHD-finger domain-containing protein codes for MPSKPSTPRRSFTGRKRGRPPGTTNATRSARDLEDSPAPPPSGRSTRDHATPSAVPHTEPAPKRRRYIPGGAGGGGRFIDDDGTETPIAAVRRPPREPRSVSAIVPRRERSARLRTAADREDMEFSSAAAVAAAVAENEGYKPREERGWEEFHPKLDIDATFMMFRSEEVDGIPLPVAKSPPRTPAGVRPSTPMNGSNTPLREMNPASTGNTPAPTTNSYFSLPVAGSETPQKRRTRPPRESVSFLGRDLAPAATPRLPQVLPIRNQTPKERLDLKAPSYRRSDQVEQFESKSFGQARYVDKSMMNVGYQETDRYMRSEGRLIKAAEPNLEDDLEQSAAKVDGEAQPISGTNVGRVEYDMDEQDDKWLEVYNREQRKGNELEPITREVFEIAITKIEKEWHALEKRIPKPNPKPPQTHRPRSSSAAAVNGEPQVGEEQDSKCAICDDGDCENTNAIVFCDGCDLAVHQECYGVPFIPEGQWLCRKCQLIGRGVPTCIFCPNTDGAFKQTNSSKWAHLLCAMWIPEVSLGNATFMEPVMDVEKVPKTRWKLNCYICNQKMGACIQCSNKSCYQAFHVTCARRSRLFLKMKNSHGALAVLDNSMILKAFCDKHCPPDYSKDNGVTQAAREAKKFYKRAMKGRIWADSQATAHALAANHRNALTEHPPDESQMTGAKFASYVGGDKKKGQPGKQIWKLPSGAPIIPQAVFEIVEQALSRFPFRKRKDFVSEACRYWTLKREARRGAALLKRLQLQMETFSSMELTRRNFAQMGPSGKARLSRRVEFAEALLKDLWELKLLSESVVQREQEKLDAAELEQEFVDTCYFPIAKLLGPVVEKAIFLDKNIFKEGLLELQEKLECRFYTNTLVFTHDLCEVIHVGINTEPTHLENPSQGGTLSPVKQNFHDPRQRKTLGKRILKAVQPQLETALKTEAEITHKPYETLAKEFEGMLEASIEFRQPSITVSRTEESTEPSQDTIMVDAATEQITVANDESVKGAGATADAAADEMDIDAEGEEDDGNIEVNTSTLDKPSDVHSSNSSVAGHEGNGKAAVKIEGSVAPTVQPTDTPPEAGYVPASRPTQPAPPTPPQSNGSLGNESTDPLSEGGVPWYFSDFKPKGTTIVEETWTGREALRSLSEDLTDMDEQELEGLAFDVEDSTITASSTVNDEVADTIVSKAKSNNNNKVRKRTSARASARRR; via the exons ATGCCTTCAAAGCCTTCAACACCGAGGCGATCCTTTACCGGTCGAAAACGTGGACGTCCTCCAGGTACAACCAATGCCACACGCAGTGCGCGCGACCTCGAAGATTCCCCCGCACCACCTCCCTCCGGCCGATCTACGCGCGACCACGCCACCCCTTCTGCAGTTCCTCACACCGAGCCGGCGCCTAAGAGAAGAAGATACATTCCTGGAGGCGCTGGTGGTGGAGGCCGTTTCATCGATGATGATGGAACTGAGACGCCCATCGCAGCAGTGCGTAGACCACCAAGGGAGCCGCGCAGCGTGTCGGCGATAGTCCCAAGACGAGAACGAAGCGCAAGATTACGAACCGCCGCGGATCGAGAAGACATGGAATTCAGTTCGGCCGCGGCTGTCGCAGCGGCCGTTGCAGAAAACGAAGGATACAAGCCCAGAGAGGAACGGGGCTGGGAGGAATTCCACCCTAAGCTCGATATCGATGCCACCTTCATGATGTTCCGCTCTGAAGAAGTCGATGGAATTCCTCTCCCTGTCGCCAAATCGCCTCCGAGGACACCAGCAGGAGTACGGCCATCCACCCCGATGAATGGATCCAATACACCCTTGAGAGAAATGAACCCGGCTTCGACGGGCAATACACCGGCGCCCACCACAAATTCCTACTTCAGCCTTCCCGTCGCTGGAAGTGAAACGCCACAGAAGCGTCGCACGAGGCCACCCCGTGAATCTGTCTCCTTCCTCGGTCGAGATCTGGCTCCAGCAGCGACACCAAGACTACCCCAAGTCCTACCTATTCGGAATCAAACCCCCAAGGAGCGTCTGGACCTCAAGGCACCTTCTTATCGCAGATCTGACCAGGTTGAGCAATTCGAGAGCAAGAGCTTTGGTCAAGCGCGATACGTAGACAAGTCGATGATGAATGTAGGATATCAGGAGACTGATCGTTACATGCGCTCCGAGGgcagacttattaaagcggcgGAGCCAAATTTGGAGGACGACCTCGAACAATCAGCGGCCAAAGTAGATGGCGAAGCGCAACCAATATCTGGAACGAATGTTGGACGTGTCGAGTACGACATGGACGAGCAGGATGATAAGTGGTTAGAGGTTTACAACAGGGAACAAAGGAAGGGCAACGAACTGGAACCAATCACCCGCGAAGTATTTGAGATTGCCATTACGAAAATCGAAAAAGAGTGGCATGCGTTGGAAAAGCGGATACCAAAGCCCAATCCTAAACCGCCTCAGACCCATCGGCCGCGGTCTAGTTCGGCCGCGGCTGTCAATGGCGAACCACAAGTTGGGGAGGAGCAAGACAGCAAATGCGCGATTTGCGATGACGGCGACTGCGAAAACACCAATGCCATTGTCTTCTGTGACGGATGCGACCTCGCAGTCCACCAGGAGTGTTATGGTGTGCCCTTCATTCCAGAAGGCCAGTGGCTTTGCAGGAAGTGTCAGCTCATCGGTCGAGGCGTACCG ACTTGCATCTTCTGCCCCAACACAGACGGCGCTTTCAAGCAGACCAATTCATCCAAGTGGGCGCACCTTCTCTGCGCAATGTGGATTCCTGAGGTGTCCCTTGGGAATGCCACTTTCATGGAGCCTGTCATGGATGTGGAGAAAGTACCCAAGACGCGCTGGAAGTTGAATTGCTATATCTGCAATCAGAAGATGGGTGCCTGCATACAGTGCAGTAACAAATCTTGCTACCAAGCGTTCCACGTAACGTGCGCACGACGGTCGCGCCTCTTCCTCAAAATGAAGAACAGTCACGGGGCGCTTGCAGTTCTTGATAACAGCATGATACTGAAGGCTTTCTGCGACAAACACTGTCCTCCCGACTACTCCAAAGACAATGGCGTCACTCAAGCAGCGCGGGAAGCTAAGAAGTTCTACAAGCGGGCAATGAAGGGACGGATCTGGGCAGACAGCCAAGCAACAGCTCATGCGCTGGCTGCAAATCACCGTAATGCCTTAACAGAGCACCCACCCGACGAAAGTCAAATGACGGGAGCCAAATTTGCGTCCTATGTTGGCGGAGACAAAAAGAAGGGGCAACCCGGAAAGCAGATTTGGAAGCTACCTTCAGGCGCGCCCATCATTCCCCAAGCTGTCTTTGAGATTGTGGAACAGGCGCTTTCTCGGTTCCCGTTCCGCAAGCGCAAGGATTTCGTCAGCGAAGCATGTCGCTACTGGACGCTCAAGCGCGAGGCCCGCCGTGGTGCGGCGCTTCTCAAGCGACTGCAGTTACAGATGGAGACCTTCTCATCGATGGAGCTTACAAGGCGGAACTTTGCGCAAATGGGTCCATCTGGGAAAGCCCGTCTTTCACGGCGTGTCGAATTCGCCGAGGCGTTGCTCAAGGACCTCTGGGAACTGAAGCTTCTCTCTGAAAGCGTCGTCCAGAGAGAGCAAGAAAAGCTCGACGCTGCAGAGCTTGAGCAAGAGTTCGTGGACACTTGCTATTTCCCAATCGCGAAGCTGCTGGGACCGGTCGTTGAAAAGGCGATATT CCTCGACAAAAACATTTTTAAGGAAGGCCTCTTGGAGCTCCAGGAGAAACTGGAGTGCCGATTCTATACCAACACCCTCGTCTTCACCCATGACTTGTGTGAAGTAATTCATGTCGGCATCAATACAGAGCCTACGCACCTCGAAAATCCGTCCCAGGGCGGCACTCTCTCGCCTGTAAAGCAGAACTTCCACGACCCGAGGCAGAGGAAGACGCTCGGCAAACGAATACTGAAGGCTGTCCAGCCACAACTTGAAACGGCCCTCAAAACAGAAGCCGAAATCACTCACAAGCCGTATGAGACTCTGGCTAAGGAGTTTGAGGGTATGCTAGAAGCCAGCATCGAATTCCGTCAGCCATCCATCACCGTCTCCCGCACAGAAGAGAGCACCGAACCCAGCCAGGATACTATCATGGTGGATGCTGCTACCGAGCAGATCACTGTTGCAAACGACGAGAGCGTCAAGGGTGCAGGCGCCACAGCCGATGCTGCAGCAGACGAGATGGACATCGATgccgaaggagaagaagatgacGGCAATATTGAAGTCAACACTTCGACTTTGGACAAGCCAAGCGACGTCCACTCATCGAATTCGTCGGTGGCGGGGCATGAGGGCAACGGTAAGGCTGCTGTCAAGATTGAAGGGTCAGTGGCTCCGACCGTTCAGCCCACAGATACGCCGCCTGAGGCGGGCTATGTGCCTGCCAGTAGACCAACGCAACCGGCCCCTCCAACGCCACCGCAGTCCAACGGCAGCCTGGGCAACGAGTCCACAGATCCATTGTCTGAGGGCGGCGTACCCTGGTACTTTTCCGACTTCAAACCCAAGGGAACAACCATTGTCGAGGAGACGTGGACCGGTCGCGAGGCGCTCCGCAGTCTTAGCGAGGACCTCACCGACATGGATGAGCAGGAGCTCGAAGGCCTGGCCTTTGATGTAGAGGACAGTACTATCACTGCATCGTCAACCGTCAATGACGAAGTGGCGGACACGATTGTCAGCAAGGCCAAGTCCAACAACAACAATAAGGTCCGCAAGCGCACGAGTGCCCGAGCATCTGCTAGAAGGAGATAG
- a CDS encoding calcineurin-like phosphoesterase, which translates to MADQHEVDLDSIIDRLLEVRGSRPGKQVQLLEAEIRYLCTKAREIFISQPILLELEAPIKICGDIHGQYYDLLRLFEYGGFPPEANYLFLGDYVDRGKQSLETICLLLAYKIKYPENFFILRGNHECASINRIYGFYDECKRRYNIKLWKTFTDCFNCLPIAAIIDEKIFTMHGGLSPDLNSMEQIRRVMRPTDIPDCGLLCDLLWSDPDKDITGWSENDRGVSFTFGPDVVSRFLQKHDMDLICRAHQVVEDGYEFFSKRQLVTLFSAPNYCGEFDNAGAMMSVDESLLCSFQILKPAEKKQKYVPGGLGGNSRPVISPRKSASK; encoded by the exons ATGGCGGACCAACATGAGGTCGACCTTGACTCGATAATCGACCGCCTCCTCGAGGTTCGTGGAAGCCGTCCCGGTAAGCAGGTGCAGCTTCTCGAGGCTGAGATCCGCTACCTCTGCACCAAGGCTCGTGAGATCTTCATCTCCCAGCCCATTCTTCTCGAGCTCGAGGCTCCCATCAAG ATCTGCGGTGATATCCACGGACAATATTACGACTTGCTGCGTCTCTTCGAGTATGGCGGCTTCCCTCCCGAGGCCAACTATCTCTTCCTGGGTGATTACGTCGATCGTGGCAAGCAGTCCCTCGAGACCATCTGCTTGTTGCTCGCCTACAAGATCAAGTACCCCGAGAACTTCTTCATTCTCCGCGGCAACCACGAGTGCGCCTCCATCAACCGTATTTACGGTTTCTACGACGAGTGCAAGCGCCGCTACAACATCAAGCTATGGAAGACATTTACGGACTGCTTCAACTGCCTGCCTATCGCCGCTATCATCGACGAGAAGATTTTCACCATGCACGGCGGTCTCAGCCCTGATCTGAACTCCATGGAGCAGATTCGCCGCGTCATGCGACCCACTGAC ATTCCCGATTGCGGTCTTCTCTGCGATCTGTTGTGGTCTGATCCCGACAAGGACATCACAGGCTGGAGCGAAAACGACAGAGGTGTCTCCTTCACTTTTGGTCCCGACGTTGTGTCCCGGTTCCTTCAGAAGCACGATATGGATCTGATCTGCCGTGCCCACCAAGTCGTGGAAGACGGTTACGAGTTCTTCTCCAAGCGCCAGCTCGTGACCCTGTTCAGTGCACCGAACTACTGCGGAGAATTCGACAATGCCGGAGCCATGATGAGTGTGGACGAGAGCTTGCTCTGCTCGTTCCAG ATTCTGAAACCTGCTGAGAAGAAACAAAAGTACGTCCCTGGTGGTCTCGGAGGCAACAGCCGACCAGTCATCTCTCCCCGGAAGTCCGCTTCCAAGTGA